The DNA sequence GTTCATCGATATTCTTCAGTTCTTGCCCCTGTTCAGCGTAAAAGCTGTTATTGGCATCGGCTAATAACATCAGATCCGGATACTTTTCCCGAATTAGCTTTAATTTTTCAAAACCATCTTCGGGTTTGATTTTTATTTTAAAGCGGATATACCCTTCATTTACATATTCCTTAATTTGCCGCAGCAAGCTTTGGATATCCAAATCACCCAGGACGATACCGGCATAGATCTCATCGTAGGTATCTTCATTAAATACAATATCCATGACTGACTGCCGTTGGCGCCTGGCAAACAAGTCCAAAACGGCATTTTCCAATCCGGCCGTTCCCATCGGGTGGGTTAAGTCCATCCACTGGTGGACTTCAAAGGGATGTTTAATTTCTTTCCGTAACAGCCGGGGGAGAAAACAATCGACCAGCATGCGCTTGGTACCCGGAAGCGTTTCTTTGGTATAAAAGGGTTCGTTAAAGGCAACAACTTCCCCGTATCCGGTATTTCCCAGCTCATCCGTTACTTTAATCACCAGGCTTTCTCGATGATTCAAGCTGGTTTGAGCTGTTTTAAAGGTAAATTTTAAAGGCATATGCAAGTGAAACAGCTCAATTTTTTCAATCAACATAAGTACTTTTCAACCAAATCCTTTTTCAGTACTTTGTTCATTGCGTTTTTGGGCAATTCAGCCAGATGAATTACTTTCCTGGGCAGTTTATATCTTGCTATTCTTTCGGCCAGGTAACTAATTATAATATGCTCATCCAGTGATGAAACCACGAATAGAACAGGCACCTGTCCCCATCTTTCATCCTTCATCCCCACCACGGCACACTCCGATACTGCAGGGTGAGCGTACAGAACATCTTCGATTTCCCGGGGGTAAATATTTTCGCCCCCGGAAATAATGATGTTTTTGCGCCGGTCCAGGATGTATAAATAACCATCCCCGTCGACATATCCGATATCCTGGGTATTAAAGAAACCGGATACCGGCTCTTGTCCAAGATACCCGTCCATAAGCATGGGACTTTGGATCAAAACTTCACCGATACCGTTTGCGTCGGGATTATTTATGCGGATCGTTACTCCCGGTAAGGGTAATCCCACGGAATCAATCTTCAGGGGATTATCCATAACACTAAAGGTCGTAGATTGACTGGTGGTCTCTGTCATACCATAGCTTTTGTAAATAGGGATCTTTTTGGTCAAACATTTTTCAACCAGGGGTCTAGGGATAAATTCACCGCTCACCAGCACAACCCTTAAATGATGTTTATGGATACGATCTACAATTCTATTTAACATGGTGGGTACAACCGATAACATATTGATGGAGCCATTTTCAATTAATTGCAAGGTAAGTTCTTCGTCGAACCTTTCCATCAGGGTAATACCTGTACCATTGTACAGGCTGCGCAGCAGTATCGCTAATCCACCGATATGGTACATGGGAAGCACCACCAGCCAGTTATCATCTTCAGTTACGCCCAGAATTTTTTGGGACGCCTGTACATGGGCATAAAACTGCTTCCAACGCAAGGGGACGGACTTATATGTACCGCTGGTGGCACTGGTATCCATAATTACCGCAATTTGTTCCGGGTTATATTCACCGGCCATCCTGATATTTTCCGTGATATCACTTTGGAATACTTCGCTATATGAAATAAAGGTATCATCCTGGGAAAAAACCACCTGGATATTTAGCGTTTTTAACTTTTTGGCTATCTCATGATGGGTTAAACGGCTGTTCAGCATCAATACTTCCACTGGCAAGGATTGCAGGGCCAGGTAAAATAAAGCCGTTGCCACGGAATTATTAGCATAAAGAGCTGCCCTTTGCTGTCCCCTTATAAATTTATGTAACCTTCCGGCCAGGTCATTTACCCGTGCCTCCACCTCTTTGAAGGTCAATTCATTGATAAACTTTTTATCAGGCCTTTGCCGGGCCTGGTATTTAAGCCAGTTCACGCATATGCACCTTCTTTGGCCACCGCCATAATTTAAGGAAATTTGGGAAACTGTTGAAAATTGGGTTTGCGTTTTTCTATAAAGGCATCCCTTCCCTCTTTGCCTTCAGGTGTGGTGTAAAACAGCAGGGTAGCATCTCCGGCCAACTGCTGCAGGCCCGCTAAACCATCGGTATCGGCATTAAACGCTGCTTTGAGGAAACGCAAGGCCGTGGGAGAATGTTGTAAAATTTCTTTAGCCCATTTGACCGTTTCCTCTTCCAGTTGTTCAAAGGGAACCACCGCGTTGACCAATCCCATCTCCAACGCTTCCCTGGCTGTATATTGACGGCATAAATACCAAATTTCCCGTGCTTTTTTGTGCCCGATGATACGGGCTAAATAACCGGCGCCATAACCGGCGTCAAAGGAACCGACCTTTGGACCCGTCTGGCCAAATCTGGCATTTTCCGCAGCGATGGTTAAATCACATACAATATGCAGTACGTGCCCGCCTCCAATGGCATAGCCGTTGACCATGGCAATGACAGGTTTGGGAATAATACGTATCAAACGCTGCAGGTCTAAAACATTCAGCCGTGGAATACGATCCTCTCCAACATAACCCCCATTTCCCCGCACCCTTTGATCGCCGCCGGAACAAAAGGCTTCCTTGTCCTGACCCTGGCCGTGATTGGCCCCCGTT is a window from the Desulfallas thermosapovorans DSM 6562 genome containing:
- the menC gene encoding o-succinylbenzoate synthase, yielding MLIEKIELFHLHMPLKFTFKTAQTSLNHRESLVIKVTDELGNTGYGEVVAFNEPFYTKETLPGTKRMLVDCFLPRLLRKEIKHPFEVHQWMDLTHPMGTAGLENAVLDLFARRQRQSVMDIVFNEDTYDEIYAGIVLGDLDIQSLLRQIKEYVNEGYIRFKIKIKPEDGFEKLKLIREKYPDLMLLADANNSFYAEQGQELKNIDELGLLCIEEPLTAGDFLAYQKLQAQIKTPLCMDESIQTITDLRTAIKLNACQCVNIKVGRVGGMYYAKQMIDLCRQHNILYWIGSMVESGISKILHVHLASLKDNYIPGDLSPSRRYFPKDVIWPEITARHGLILVPRGHGLGVEIDEEVLNYFAIDYFITGGQ
- the menE gene encoding o-succinylbenzoate--CoA ligase, encoding MCVNWLKYQARQRPDKKFINELTFKEVEARVNDLAGRLHKFIRGQQRAALYANNSVATALFYLALQSLPVEVLMLNSRLTHHEIAKKLKTLNIQVVFSQDDTFISYSEVFQSDITENIRMAGEYNPEQIAVIMDTSATSGTYKSVPLRWKQFYAHVQASQKILGVTEDDNWLVVLPMYHIGGLAILLRSLYNGTGITLMERFDEELTLQLIENGSINMLSVVPTMLNRIVDRIHKHHLRVVLVSGEFIPRPLVEKCLTKKIPIYKSYGMTETTSQSTTFSVMDNPLKIDSVGLPLPGVTIRINNPDANGIGEVLIQSPMLMDGYLGQEPVSGFFNTQDIGYVDGDGYLYILDRRKNIIISGGENIYPREIEDVLYAHPAVSECAVVGMKDERWGQVPVLFVVSSLDEHIIISYLAERIARYKLPRKVIHLAELPKNAMNKVLKKDLVEKYLC
- the menB gene encoding 1,4-dihydroxy-2-naphthoyl-CoA synthase, producing MSWEKSNFNYEDIIYETYAGIAKITINRPEVRNAFRPKTVMELIDAFTRARDDSQIGVVILTGANHGQGQDKEAFCSGGDQRVRGNGGYVGEDRIPRLNVLDLQRLIRIIPKPVIAMVNGYAIGGGHVLHIVCDLTIAAENARFGQTGPKVGSFDAGYGAGYLARIIGHKKAREIWYLCRQYTAREALEMGLVNAVVPFEQLEEETVKWAKEILQHSPTALRFLKAAFNADTDGLAGLQQLAGDATLLFYTTPEGKEGRDAFIEKRKPNFQQFPKFP